The following DNA comes from Lepidochelys kempii isolate rLepKem1 chromosome 9, rLepKem1.hap2, whole genome shotgun sequence.
GACACTGGCATCCTGGATTGTATGTCAGCAGAACAAATGCAAGGGACAATATCCAGAGACAAGGGGCCATGAGCAAAGGGGCAGAATACAGCAGCCTGGGGCAATGCAATGCATTCCCATTTCCTAGGGCAGCAAAGGCTAGGAATGCTGTGGAAAGAGCACATTCAGTCTCCGGGGAAAGGCCGGGATGGCTACACTGGAAGCACCGCTTGGTAAACCCTCTCTCCCTCACCAAGACAGCCAAGCTGCCTCCAGCCACGATAGCCGGAATGCTGGCTCAGAGCAGGGCCTTTCTATACAGAGCCATGGAGGAAggtagggagaagagaagggaaagtGACTGAGGAGTTTCTACAGTCCCCTCACCCACAGAGAGTCCCGCAACCTTAGGTTGAAGACTATGCCGTCTCTAAACAAAGGTCAGACACAACACAGCCAAATGCAGGTCTGCAGGAGCCCTCTGAGATCTCGGAATAAAACAGGCATGACAGAAATGTTGCTCTCCACAAGCATTTAACATAAGCATGTGCAGGAGGAGTGCTTGCTACACAGCGAGATGGCTCACAGAGCCCAATGAGAGATTCAGTCAATAAAACAAGTCAGATCTTTTAGCAACAGAATAGTCAGGAACAGCTTTAGGTTAATAAGAAAAATCTctttccccctccatccccatacaccagTGGTCATCCAAGGAGAGGTTCTCTGGCAAAGAAAGGTTCTTTGACATTAATACAAAAAATATGTAATTTGACTAGCTGACCAACAATCTAAACATGCAGCAACTGTGGCTTCCATGATGTAAATCAGAggggggcaaactatggcccgcgggccacatctggcctgcgggaccctttccactggcccctgagctcctgccagggagcggggtcaggacaggcttgcagaggagccagcccaactccctggtggtgaGCAGGccggaggctagcccctggccccgccccttctgctcCACTCCCTCCCTGTCACAGTTCCCCCAGCGcctgggcagcgtggctgcagcTCCGGCCAGGCGGCCCGGCTATAGCGCGGCCAGACCTGGGGCTCCAGGGCGGCACGGTCAGGGGGAGTTCGGCAAGGGGGAGgcgaggagcagggagggttgcggggggcagtcaaggggcctgggccctgctgccggggacaggggcagagcaagTCAGGGCCCCCCTCCAACTCCagcatgcttggcccctgtccccagcagccaagcccagacagGGAGCAAGCCCTGCccgactgccagggagagcagccaaacgAGCAGGGGAAACACACAGGGAAAGGACTGagaccccctttcccccaccccacgggTAACGTGGGGCGGGGAGAGCAGAGAGGGTTGGATACagggtgggggtcccgggggtggggagcaggtggGATTGGATAGGGGAAGGCGTCCCAGGGGGATTGTCAGGGGGCAGAGAAcaggggtgtttggataggatgcaggagtcccagggggcagtcaggggtgggagttccggggggctggaaggggcaggggccaggccacacctcgctgttttgggaggcatagcctcccccagccgcccctccatacaatttctgtacctgatgtggccctagggtcaaaaagtttgcccaccccgatgtAGACGCTTGTCCCACTAAGAACTAGGCTGATCTCACCAGTCATTGTGACCACTGCTCTGTGGTGTTTAAATTGGATGGATGGCTTGCCAAGATCTGGGAAGTTTTAGACATGGAAACAGGGTTAGCctaaggaaaataaaacaacaagTACTTGTGCCCTTGGTTACAAGATGGACTAGAAAGCCCTCTACTCCACTGAATTTCTCTCTTTATTAATTTCTTTGTGCGTATGTAAACTTTGAAACGTTCTTAGTCTAACCCTGGTTTATAATAAACCTCAGTGAAAATGGTTTATTGTTATTTACTTATGACTAGTACCCATATATGCAGCAACTCTTTGACACTTTGAGAAATAAAAGTCCGCCGAATGGCCTAGCATGGCAAATTATAATGAGCTTTGTTAAAATACAACTGTCCTCTCTACGTACCATGATCCTCTAGTCTTGTTAGAAAGCCTCTGTTATCAAGGGTTGGGACGATTTACTATAAAGATTTATTATGATTAGAAATCAGTTGTACAGCACTGTAAATTTACACAGTGCTTTCCCAAGAACATTTATTAACTTAATGATTCTATAAATCCCAGTTAGCTTTGGTATTTTATTCTCCATAATTCCTCCTCATTCAAAGGAACTGTTCCCCACTGCAATCTTGTTTCTTAATCGAAAAAGCCCCTTCCCATGATGGGTAGCTCATTCCCAGATGAAGACCAGGGCGGGTCACTAAGAAAGAGATTAGGAGTGCAGGCTACAGGCAAACCAAGGGATTTACTAGTAAATTCATATATTCCCAACAACAGTAGGGCAGCGAGAGGCTTTTTGAGGCCATGCTGTTTACAGTATCGTTAGCAGATAACAGCCCCAAAGCATCAGTGTGTGTGACCACTTTTCTCTGCACCTGGATCCTACAGAAAACTGCTCCAACCAACACACATTCAACTGACAGcgctccctccccctgcccccgcacgTACTTGATGCTGTCGGTGTGCGTTTTGTATTCCATGATGGTGTTCGGAGGTAGGTTAAGCACTCGGCGTAACGTGTCGCGTATCCGAGCTGTTGTAGCCTGGTCACTAGCAGTCTTGTTCCATATGGAGATAATATCCTCCTACAAAACAATGATGATGGGGGGTAAACCGATGGGTGTTTGTGCGCTCCAGCCAGAACATATGCTTGATAGTGCGCAGGGCGGTTTACATCGAACTGGACAGAGATGACTGCCCCACAGATGCCATCCCCCAAGTCAGCACACATGCCCAACGTAGTCCCAATGGAGGCTTACCTGGAATCGGACAGAGACAACTGCCCCACAGATTTCTTCCCCCACCATAAACTGTTCTCCTAACATCGCCAGAATGAGATTCTCCCAGCAGCGGGACGCTAAGCCCTTGCGCAGACGGATAATCCACTTGCCACCATTTTTGTTGGCATCGTCCTGGGAAGAGGGGTGAGAAAGTGATTCGTTTTCTCCCAGCTATTTTGCTGCTAAAACAACAAGCTCACAAATGAGCAAATATCAATCACATGGGACCAAGAGGGACAGAATGAAGGAATGTTCATGCTAAAGCATTGTCATGTTTAGTGATGAAGGAGGCATGACAAAGGTATTCTGAATGCCAGGCAACATTTGAGACAATGACTCTCCCCAGAGATTCCACAGATCTTCCCTCTATTCACACTGTACTGACTCTAAACCAGGTTAAATTGATACAACATATCACCATGATCTGGGGGTCTGCACATGCAACTAGGGGATAGGAACTCCTGACTTCTACTTCCATCTCGAACACTGATTCCCCCTCTAGGCTTAGGCTAGTCACCTCGCAATTTGTGATTCAGCTTTCCCAGCTGTAAAAGGAGGAGAATACCTAATTACATCACAGGGATGTTAAGGGAacaaatgtttgtaaagtgctcctTAAAGGCAGAGGAAGAACTGCAGAGAACAGGTTATTTCTGCAAGTTACCAGAGAGAACTGTTACAAATACAGGCTCCCTCACTTAGACTATCCAGTACTGGAGTGAGTCACAGTAAGATTGGAGACGTTACAGTCCTAGTCCTGATGACTGTTGGTGCTATCACAGATGCAGGCTGAAGATTTCAGTGCAGGTGGCGGCAAAAACAGCTACACGCAAGGACGACAAACGAAGTCAGCACAAACTCCAGTAATGTGGGAGATTACCGACGGGAGGCAAATTGCCTTTGGAGCAAATGTTCAGGATTGGGAGAACAGACCATTCCCCTTAAGAAATGAGCTATCCAGGAGTCAGTCCTTAGCAGGAAGTTTAGTTTAACCCCATGAAGACCTTTCCACATTGACTAAGGTGGACAAGGAAGCAAAAAGGAGCCAATGTGACTGCTGAAAATAATCAGAAGAACTTAGGAGGTTTTCGGGGCCAGAACGAACAGTGGTTGGAGTGAGGGATTGGGTCTTGTAGTTGTGGGTTAGAGTCAGTTTTCTTTCAGGTTGAGTGCACCTCAGTTCAGTGAGCTGCTTAATTTCCCTTTGTCAGATGAGCAGCTCGATCTCCCAGCACAGTAAATAACCACAAACATTACGATTGAGGCTTCTGATATCCTGCTAGATGGTAGGGTAGGGTCAGGTAATGGATTAGCATCACACGGAGGCAGGGAGTGGTATTTTATATATGACCATACAAGGACAGTGGACTAGGATTAATTTAGAAAGGAGAAAAAGCACAAGGAAACTAGTGGAAAAACGAAGGGTAGTAGTGAGCTCCAAGTTACTCCTTTCTCAATACACGAACAAAGTGGGTACCCGAAATTAAAAGAACCATTTtaagatgctttttaaaaaagtttaaatactGACAGGTGGAATCTTCTGCTGCAGCATCTTATGAAAGCATCTAGGTTACGGAGAGTCCAAAAAGGATAGACATTTATATTAGAATAGTATTTGTGGCAACATGGGCTATAAAtccccatgcttcagggcatataCTAATTGCCAACTGGGGTCAGAAATAATTTCTTCAAGGCAGAGTAGCAGTTAGGTGCCTCATGGCAAGGCATAAAATTCTCAGACTGCAACTGGTACTGGTCATTGTTAGGGACAGGTGAGCAAGCTAGAGGGAAAATTGGTCGGGTGTGGCAATTTCCATGCAGACCTACTGTCTGACTACTACAAAGAAACAAGCTGAACTCCAAGAAAAAGAAGACAGGAAATCAGATCCAAGCCTCCCAACCCACCCCCAGATTCTTTATTATGATTCTGTTTATTCTCAGTGCCTGAGCTTTCACCCACTGGCTTCTTCCTTCCACAAGGAGAGAAGTTGGTCTCCTACATTCAGGCTGCAGTTGACTGAATCAGCCAGAACAAGGTGCATGTGTCACAAAAAAGCACACAGTAACGTAGCCAAGTTCTCTTGGGCCGCAGCTTCGGGAGTCTCTCTGGAATCTGCCATCTTAGACTGGAGACAGCTGATCACCAGAGGCAATTTTTCTTAGTCTCAGGGAGAGTGCCAGCTTGCATTGCTCCTGAACGCCCCTCCTCTGCATGCAGGGCAAGTGCCTCATTAGTTGTGTCAGTAGCCGCTATGTGAGAGGAGACCGGGCTCTGCAGGAGGACAAATGTAACTGCAGCCGGAATGACAGCCTGGCTTGACATTTAATGCTAGGAGACCAGTCACTGCTCGGCCAGAAAATTCCCGATAACAACACAAGGCAGACACTTGAGTGCCAACTCACCTCCCACATGGGTTTGATTCCCTCTTTGAAGAGATGGAAGTCGCTATGGCCTGTCAGGTCCCCGGGACGTACCATGTGACTGTAAAACCTCCAGAACTGCTCCACCTGTAACGCCACATGCACCAGGCAGTCAAAGACAAGTCATCCAATATGGCTCCCAACACTTTAGAAGGGGGGCGTCACAATGtcagtctctctccctccagcGAGGCAGCTCTGTGCTGCTTCCCTGTCAGACTGCACGTAAGGACAGTAGCCTTCAGGACATTCAGAAACAGAGCAGTGGCATTGATAGGGCTTGTGCAGGTGTTTCTGGGAGTGGTTACAGCTGTGTGACCGGCACACAGCCCAATTATTAGTGTCTGGCCTGTTGCGAGCGTAACAGACACACCAAATAATTCAGGAAAGTCTATCTGTGTAAAGAAAACCCGAGGGGGATGAAGGCTGCTTTGGAGGAGAGCGAGAAGAGATACACAAGTCCCACCCAAGCACCCTCAATTTGCAGCCAGTGGTGAAAAGCTTTTCAACACAGGGGTAAGCTACTGATAGTTCTCTCCACACTACACAGAGTCTCATTAGCATTTCATACCCTTCCTCTCTACAACAGTGGGAACTCCTGGAATTATTCCTCACAGGAACAGTTTGGGTTTTACCATAGGTGATTGAAGGACAATACACATATTCTGGTGCTAGTTTAGGATCTTAAACCACCTTTTAAAGTGCGTATTCATACGGCTGCCTAGTCACCGCTAAGATTAACCACCACTGTACATTTTAACCCCTTTGAGCACTGGTTTCTGCTGCAGCACTCTTTGAATTGACTTTCAGTGTCCCAGGCAGCAGTGAATTAGGGgattttttgtgggtttttttttaaatctgtaaagTTTTTCTTGACACTTAAAACTTTCCTGAATGCCTTATTCTGGCCCTTCGAGCTGTTTTGGATGACAGAGAGTTTTCTCCTTAAATAAAGCActtaggaccagatcctgcaaGCACTGAATTCAATAGTAAAGCTCCCCAACTTGGTTCAATGGCACAGGATAAGGCCCAGCTAGAAGATAAGGATGGATTTGTTTTCATACAAAAAGCCATCATTTGCATTTTAAAGGATTCTGTCCAATAATGAGCTAATTAAAAGTTCTGGTAGGGCTGTCAAAAGAGTTGAACAAGAGCAATGCCACAAAGACTAGGAGAAAACCCAATAGTATGGCCACCAATTTAAGCCCAGGAATTATACTTAAAATGTCTGTACTTATCTTTCAGGGGGGAAAAATCCCTTTCAAGAGCTGAACTCATTATGGATCCaagaaatgaggggaaaaaaatcttgttgAATACAGTCTGTCATTAAAATACGGTGTAGACATTAGATTCCCCAAACTGTATGATATGCCCTCTAGTGGCTAATTTTGTATTTGCAAATGCCTAGTGATTTTTAGCCAAAACTACACACAGTAGGCTTGCGCTCAAAATGATGCTTTTCCCTAAACctattctccctcctccttgaaacCTAGCACCAGAAAACTGTTACCTGCCTGTCAACAAGTTTCTTTCTTAAGCTAATATCTCCTATCCCACATGAAAGTGTGTCATTTCCAGTCTACAATGGAGAATCAATAAGTTTCTCCTTGTTCTTTATTGTAGCGAAAGCAAAAGATTCACAGGTTCttagttcctttaaaaaaaaaaagcagtgcaGGGGGGAGTCCTCTCCCCCAACTCCCAAATGGTGTTGGCCAAAACTACACTGAATTTGTATCAAATTCACAAATCATTCCaacaagtgttttgttttttttaaactaaagtggTTTGACAGCTACTGCCTATCTCACCACATGCAGAACAGTTATGCTGGTTCCTCACTATTTAGACCTGTTTCCTTTCTCCACAGCTGGGAGAGCAGATAAGCAAATTTTACTTGTTGAAGTAAGAGAAACTGATGAGTCCTAGGGGTCAGCCCATGACCAGCCTTCTCCCCATTCCTGCCCCCCTGTGTGTGGAATGATATGATCCAGATGTCTGGACAGGCCCATGTGACACCTCAGTACACTGAACATGTATAGACTAATAGACTTATTTCAACAACCTGCCTCCAAAGCTGTGTGACTGAAATAGGATATTTTCACATTTCAAATGGTCCAGTAGAGAGTTCAGAAGTGGACAGGATAAATAAACACACTGAAAGGGACCCTTGGAAAATTCATGGAGCAACAAGTTTACTTATCTTGTACCCTCTGCGGTCCTGATCATCCTGGAGAGTGTTTCTGAAACTATTCACAAGTgaagacagtggctaggtctgaaTTTAGGGTTACTTGCCTGGATGGTGACATTGTATTTCTGTTTCTGCAAGATTTGGCAGTGATTTCTATATGTGTTTCCCATGTCTCCTGGCTTTATAACAGTATTTCAGAGGGCCAGTGCCACCCAGCTTTGCTTTTCAGTCCTCAACTCCATGGAGAGACAAGGAACCACGTCGTCAACAGATACAAGCCCATCAGCTATTTACATGTGTAAAACAGACAAATGTCTGCTCCAAGTATATTATTCATGAAGGGGATGCATGTAGATGGGAATCTACAACATTATTGCCAGAAGCAGTGGACAGAAAAGCTTTTGGTTTATGATTCGCACATCAGTTACAGCCATTCGATATTTCTAAATATAGGAAAAATCACTTCCTCTCTTACCCACCTGCCAAGTCCTGAGCCTGACTTACTGCGTATCTACTGCGAG
Coding sequences within:
- the EIF4E2 gene encoding eukaryotic translation initiation factor 4E type 2 isoform X2 encodes the protein MNNKFDALKDDDSGDHDQNEENSTQKDGEKEKNDRDKPQSSTKRKAVVPGPAEHPLQYNYTFWYSRRTPGRPTSSQSYEQNIKQIGTFASVEQFWRFYSHMVRPGDLTGHSDFHLFKEGIKPMWEDDANKNGGKWIIRLRKGLASRCWENLILAMLGEQFMVGEEICGAVVSVRFQEDIISIWNKTASDQATTARIRDTLRRVLNLPPNTIMEYKTHTDSIKDNSSFRNTKITL
- the EIF4E2 gene encoding eukaryotic translation initiation factor 4E type 2 isoform X1, whose protein sequence is MNNKFDALKDDDSGDHDQNEENSTQKDGEKEKNDRDKPQSSTKRKAVVPGPAEHPLQYNYTFWYSRRTPGRPTSSQSYEQNIKQIGTFASVEQFWRFYSHMVRPGDLTGHSDFHLFKEGIKPMWEDDANKNGGKWIIRLRKGLASRCWENLILAMLGEQFMVGEEICGAVVSVRFQEDIISIWNKTASDQATTARIRDTLRRVLNLPPNTIMEYKTHTDSIKAWEEFHGLVNSSGR